A stretch of DNA from Schistocerca americana isolate TAMUIC-IGC-003095 chromosome 3, iqSchAmer2.1, whole genome shotgun sequence:
aatcttgtctgagtctttaagatgtgctgggaaaacttcttttaaccatttcataaatatcattgggtgcaaccctcctttcagtctaaatttctgccctgtattattttggacgtaccgattatcactgctcatcaaggtaacgactctaccttccccaacggttaaagtggcattgctaattcgatTATCAATTCCTTCTGTCTTGttctccaattgctgcactccctgttgtaattgtctgacctccattgcaaccctcttgttatcctcttctcgttgcacggctatagcatttctcagattgacagctagttggttttgcctatctcatatccccttaaccgcatcattgcattgtttctgcatctgcgtcacctcggcgattcgatgattgcaatttgtttctacttcgttgattctttctcccaattcggctttcgtttcttcaatatcatcttctatcttttttgttgactttccttccaccttctccacgtctccctggatttggtctatattcttctgtagcttactctctctctcgttgatgtccattttcaactgttcttgtagctcctgcatttccttcttcagattatattctatcttcatttgcgatgttttgatctcttgtgctatagtttccTTAAATGACTCCAAGCTTTCTTGTAAACCCTTTTCTAATGATTCGCGGAATATTTTTCcctcttctctagtttcttgtaaacctttctctaatgatgcgttattttcttgtaaaacctttagtgattctcttgtttcttgtaaacccttctctaatgattctcgtaaatcttcctttagtgatgcgttgttttcttgtaaacttttctctaatgatgcgttatttCTTTTTAGCAAGGCTGCCAACATTGACCGTATATCTgcaccctctgaaactggcttatctctcgtcgtttgtcccggtgcctcgggataactagttgagtgtgctaatgggctatctaatgacaatccataatcactgattcctgaatcatctctgtcttcctgtcctatccctttcctttcaactactgcctcacaaaccagcttatcttcagtagacatgtttgtttatttttaatgcacaggtaagtaatatagaataacctctagtaacccaaaacactcttaattaccatgaaactaatcaaacagtacctgcagtattttcagttaatcccaaaattgatacactacgtatgaatactgaacataacaactctcaaaaactaataatttcaaatatcaattctcacatacacagcttatgtaaaatgttctaaataagataaatcacaccactcataaaatctataaatgtaaaatccccaaaaacaatgagcatatctgtataattaccatttagacaacacagtatgcataaataagtatgctatatttcagagtatgtttcgcaaacttttcggaaattactgtaattgggcacttttccgaATGTGAAATTCCGTTTACAATtgtttatttaccgcgaagactgcacactgcaatttaatgttatgctaaccagtcgtcttcactcaccaactgacgttaccacgagtcgtgatgttttgacgtttgaagtgggcgtggtgctgtactgccgccggagccgcgtgaagtcgcgctgaagatctgtggcgagtcgtcgtagttctcagccggccgctagatgccgggtcggcgctcggtgtctcgaagtcgcgctgaagaccgtcggtgtagtacgtctgtgcttgaactactccttgcacaggtagttgggatgacatgtgaaatcacctcgcggatcgaagctctttggcgcaactgctacactggtctgcgtgacgtcactcaacaattgcgtcgccacataaattgtcgcctgcataacagtttatgggtccacacgaAGCTgcccgattttcactattcaaaaggcaatttcagtcaaaatattaccactaaacacttctttaaaagcttctgttacaaattcttagttcgttttgctattttaatgttcacatgtgtctttctttagtgtccacttttcacagtttttcgcgtggatttacgcatttgcacattataacacagcttattgacactattattcttatctaatatggcaagaaaaaacagtttagtcacaatcgtaagatgctattacttcgtattgttcaaaaatgcactgttcttgtcgcgattttagagtttatgctctgtcccgatccaacattgaaaaaaaaaaaaatttcttgcgttaagcaaggtaaaattacctattgttctttacgattcgtccgaaaattgcacttgtcctttcacggtaagccaagggtgttgtaacacctccgatttttgtatcccgctcgatcgggatctgatagcagcccaaataataattaattaatgtgaccgtgtacctaatggggctggcagtcggatttgactgctacagagttgttacattccattttgtccttctcagtGCTGTAATAAtgtaatgtctggtaacaagaagaacgccaacacagcttcactaatcaagacctatattcgtctcaaaaacacaagaaaaaggagacagccactaccttcgtcatacatatttagtaacggctaatctcagcacaggcttcctcgctattcattatcgtcacacgcaaattcaatcactgtaatccaacactgcaatctaacactgcaatccaaatgatgccggcgcggtagacgcgaaaccacaaatatcactgatcactctcgtaattgtactttttcactttcctgtattattctaacacaaaggggttaaaccgcggcgatggccactccgtttgtcggtaagccttgcatacatcaacaggcctccacaccgctcggcccgcaacctgggaactactcaactctacactcgctctcgcaacccgacactatcgattgtttgccctttcgacctgtgccgagtgcaaacttatagtaagggcctacggaccccttacaacctcCCTCGGGACTTCCCGTCGGCCGACCTTAACCGAGTCTCCAACATCCCGACTGTTCGAGACAGGTTTCGTCAAGCTGCACGGCTCTTTTATGAGAAGACCGCTCAGTCCGAAAATCCGCTCCTTCGAGCACTGGGCCACCGGGTGCAGCGTCTTAAAGCAACCAGATGGCCCCACCTGCTTCACGACCACTGAGTTGTCAGCACGTCCAGAACACCGTCCCAGCAGACTGACAGGACACCAAACACGAAGTCAGGCCACATCACACGCTCCGGCAGTTTGGAGGAATAGCCTTCCGGCTTAGACTCCACCGACCCACAGGGGCTTATCTGTCtctgtcaggcagcagcagcagcagcagataatcagatgcgccagcagtcgcagcatgttgatgttacctgagaaggcgcttttagtgaagctgtattatcagaatggggaatgtgctagctcagcgttacgatcctatcgccataggaaggggattcgaacgggtaaaggtccgttgacaaatgcagctgtggcgagaatgatttcgaagttcgaaactacgggttgtttagacgatagaccctgtaatggtcgaccgagcacaaggcgtaatgctgctgagacagttcaggaagaaatggagactgtagcgggttcgtctatgcacagtgaagtcagtgctcgtgcagtcgcacgtcgcaccggcgttccatacactaccgtttggttggcacttaggtgtaccctccgatgctatccgtacaaaatacatcggcatcatgaactgttacctgacgatttagtgaaacggagggcatttccggtgtgagcgtttcaaaagatggcggaaaatgacgattggttgagtaatgtgttgtggaccgacgaagctgatttcacgctccgagggtctgtcaacgcccacaactgcagaatttgggctaccgaaaatcctataactgtcgtggaaactccatcgcacgacgagaaagtcacgatatgggttggatttaccacatctaccgttatcgggccttttttcttcgaggaaatgcgtgattctggttttgtaactgctaccgtgacgggtgagatgtACGCCGATATGTTCCAGAATTGCAATAtcaccagcctggctgataaacacctgctggaatgtacgatgtttatgcgggaTGGCGCTTCATCCCATaatgttagacgcgtgaaagatctcctgcgcgcgtcgtttggtgatgatcgtgtgctcagccgccactttcgtcatgcttggccttccaggtccccagacctcagtccgtgttattattggctttggggttacctgaagttgcaagtgtatcgtgatcgaccgacatctctagggatgctgaaagacaacatccgacgccaatgcctcaccataactccggacatgctttatagtgctgttcacaacattattcctcgactacagctattgttgaggaatgatggtggacatattgagcatttcctgtaaataacatcatctttatttgtcttactttgttatgctaattattgctgttctgattagatgaagcgccatctgtcggacattttttgaacttttgtattatttttggatctaataaaaccccatgtctttccaagcatgtgtgtcaatttttacctatctatct
This window harbors:
- the LOC124606473 gene encoding protein POF1B-like, with product MSTEDKLVCEAVVERKGIGQEDRDDSGISDYGLSLDSPLAHSTSYPEAPGQTTRDKPVSEGADIRSMLAALLKRNNASLEKSLQENNASLKEDLRESLEKGLQETRESLKVLQENNASLEKGLQETREEGKIFRESLEKGLQESLESFKETIAQEIKTSQMKIEYNLKKEMQELQEQLKMDINERESKLQKNIDQIQGDVEKVEGKSTKKIEDDIEETKAELGERINEVETNCNHRIAEVTQMQKQCNDAVKGI